The sequence AACGCGCACCACCCCGACATCATGCGCTTCCTCGACACCAAGCGTGAGAACGCCGACGAGAAGATCCGCATCAAGACTCTCTCGCTGGGTGTCGTGGTTCCCGACATCACGTTCGAGCTCGCCAAGAACGACGAGGACATGTACCTGTTCTCGCCGTACGACGTCGAGAAGGTCTACGGCGTGCCGTTCGGCGACATCTCGGTCACCGAGAAGTACCGCGAGATGGTCGACGACCCGCGCATCAAGAAGACCAAGATCAACGCGCGCGAGTTCTTCCAGACCGTCGCCGAGATCCAGTTCGAGTCCGGCTACCCGTACGTCATGTTCGAAGACACGGTGAACAAGGCCAACCCGATCAAGGGTCGGATCAACATGTCCAACCTCTGCAGCGAGATCCTGCAGGTGAACACGCCGACGACGTACAACGACGACCTGTCGTACGACAACATCGGCAAGGACATCTCCTGCAACCTCGGCTCGATGAACATCGCGCTGTCGATGGATGCCGACGACCTGGGTCAGACCGTCGAGACGGCGATCCGCGCTCTCACCGCGGTCAGCGACCAGAGCCACATCGGCTCGGTGCGCTCGATCGAGGACGGCAACGACCGCTCTCACGCGATCGGCCTCGGCCAGATGAACCTGCACGGATACCTTGCCCGCGAGCACGTGTACTACGGCTCCGAAGAGGGCATCGACTTCACGAACATCTACTTCTACACGGTGCTGTTCCACGCGCTGCGTGCGTCGAACAACCTCGCCATCGAGCGCGGCACGACGTTCGACGGGTTCGAGGACTCGACCTACGCGTCGGGTGCGTTCTTCGACAAGTACATCGACCAGGCGTGGGTCCCCGCGACCGAGAAGGTCAAGGAGCTCTTCGCCGGCAAGCACATCCCGACGCAGGATGACTGGGCCGAGCTGAAGGCGTCGATCCAGAAGCACGGCATCTACAACCAGAACCTGCAGGCCGTCCCGCCGACCGGGTCGATCTCGTACATCAACAACTCCACGTCGTCGATCCACCCGATCGCGTCGAAGATCGAGATCCGCAAGGAAGGCAAGCTCGGTCGCGTGTACTACCCGGCGGCGTTCATGACGAACGACAACCTGGAGTACTACCAGGACGCATACGAGATCGGCTACGAGAAGGTCATCGACACGTACGCGGCTGCCACGCAGCACGTCGACCAGGGTCTGTCGCTGACGCTGTTCTTCAAGGACACCGCCACCACGCGTGACATCAACAAGGCGCAGATCTACGCATGGCGCAAGGGCATCAAGACGATCTACTACATCCGCCTGCGTCAGCTGGCGCTCGAGGGCACCGACATGGCCGAGTGCGTCTCGTGCATGCTCTGACCTGTTGACCCGAGAACACAGCTGAACCCCGAGAGACGACGAAGAAAATGACTCCTGAAAGACTCAAGCTGGTCTCCAGCGTGCAGGCGATCAACTGGAACCGCATCCAGGACGACAAGGACCTCGAGGTCTGGAACCGTCTGGTGAACAACTTCTGGTTGCCGGAGAAGGTGCCGCTGTCGAACGACGTGCAGTCGTGGAACACGCTCACCCCCGACGAGCAGCTGCTCACCATGCGGGTGTTCACCGGTCTCACCCTGCTCGACACGATCCAGGGCACCGTGGGTGCGGTGTCGCTGATCCCCGACGCGATCACGCCTCACGAAGAGGCCGTGTACACGAACATCGCGTTCATGGAGTCGGTGCACGCGAAGAGCTACTCCTCGATCTTCTCGACGCTCGCGTCGACGAAGGAGATCGACGAGGCGTTCCGGTGGTCGACCGAGAATCCGAACCTTCAGAAGAAGGCTCAGATCATCATGGACTACTACCAGGGCGACGACCCGCTCAAGCGCAAGGTGGCCTCCACCCTGCTGGAGTCGTTCCTCTTCTACTCGGGGTTCTACCTGCCGATCTACTGGTCGTCGAAGGCGAAGCTGACGAACACGGCCGACCTGATCCGCCTCATCATCCGTGACGAGGCCGTGCACGGCTACTACATCGGCTACAAGTTCCAGAAGGGCCTCGAGAACGAGACCCAGGAGCGTCGCGATGAGCTCAAGGACTACACGTTCTCGCTCATGTACGAGCTCTACGACAACGAGGTGCAGTACACGCAGGACCTCTACGACGGCGTCGGGCTGACCGAAGACGTCAAGAAGTTCCTGCACTACAACGCCAACAAGGCCCTCATGAACCTGGGCTACGAGGCGATGTTCCCCTCCAGCGTCACCAACGTGAACCCGGCGATCCTGTCGGCACTCTCGCCGAATGCCGACGAGAACCACGACTTCTTCTCGGGGTCGGGCTCGTCGTACGTCATCGGCAAGGCCGAGGCCACGGAAGACGACGACTGGGACTTCTGACCCGTTGTGCGGCGTCGCGCATTGCGGCGCCGCACCTCGCTGAAGTTGGCGCAGCCAACCATACGTGGCACTGATTCGACAGTTGGCACAACGGTCGCAGCGCGTCTGAACTATTGAAAGTAAAGGTGGTAGCAGACATTGCGTTCAACACGTTGCTCGGCGGGCGACTCCCGTTGCGCGTCTGAGGTCTGATGCCGGTGGTTAACATGGCGGCATACTCGGCGACTAAGGGCGCGATTGCGTCGTTCACTCACTCCATCGCACTCGAATATGCGAAGCAGGGGCTGCGTGCCATCAACATCGTGCCCGGCGGCATAGAAAGTGGCATCACGAGCACTACCGCGCAAACCCTCCCCGCGGACACGGACTGGTCTCTGTTCGGTAATTCGCAGGCTCAACTCAACGACGGTCGTCAGGGGACGCCGGAAGATGTCGCCGGAGTCATTGCCATGCTCATCTCCAGCGACGGGGCCTTCATCACCGGTACCGAGATCCGCGTCGATGGCGGAGCCCACATGTAGTGCAAGCGTGGCTGTTCAGCGAGATGTCCGGCCAGAGGCGGATGTGCGGGATGTGCCTTGGGGTACTGGGCACGCTCAATTTGGCGCCCGCGACGATGAGGCTTTCGGGAAGCGCAGGGGCACAAGGCGTCAGCGCGCTGGTGGATCGACGATAGGCGTCGGTGCCGGCCCCAACTGTTCGATCTTCGCCCACAGCTCCGACGGAACCGTCTGACGCTGTAGCTCGTCCAGCTCGTCCAGGCGCCGAGGTGAGGAGATGCCGACGACTGTCGAGTCGATGAGAGATGACTGGAGGGAGAAGGCCAGGGCGACTGCGGGGAGGGAGAGGTCGTGCTCCCTGCACAGCAGCTCGAGAGCACGCGTCCAGGTCAGGAGCTCTGCCGAGGCAGGCAGGTAAGCATAGCGCGCATCCTGCCGCGGACCGGCGGCGAGAAGGCCTGCGCCGAACGGTGCGGCGTTGAAGACGACCATGCCGCGGCGGCGAGCGTCCTCGAACAGTGCCGTTGCGCTCTGGTCAACGAGGGTGAATCGGTTGTGACAGAGCACCGCATCGAACACGCCGCTCGACACGTAAGCGCTCATCATCGGGATCGGGCCGCCGGCGACACCGATGGCCCCCACTGCACCCGAGTCGCGAAGTTCCACAAGACCTTGGACTGCTCCTCCGGGCCCCAGGGCTTCCGACATCGAGAGCATGTCCGGATCATGGAGGTGCAGGAGGGGGATCGTATCGATCCCGAGCCGCGCGCGACTCTCATCGAACGAGCGCCATACACGGTCCCGGTCGAAGCGCCCTGTGACGGGATCGACATCGACCTTGGTGATGATGTCTGCAGAACGGGTGGGCCCCAGTCGAGTCGCTGCAGCACCGAGGACTGCTTCGGAGCGGCCGCCGGCGTAGTTGCTCGACGTGTCCACGTATGTGTGGCCGGAGGCGAGCGTGAGCTCTGCGAAGTCGATGGCACCGCGTTCCTCGACGGAGCCGACGGTCGTGCTTCGCCCGAGATTCGACAGCCCCAGGGTGAGGGAAGAAGGGGTCCTCAGACGAGCTTCGGCGGTCATCGACGACTCTTTCGTTCCGTGGATGGGTGTGTGGTCACCCTACGGTAAAAACCGAAC is a genomic window of Microbacterium maritypicum containing:
- the nrdF gene encoding class 1b ribonucleoside-diphosphate reductase subunit beta, with product MTPERLKLVSSVQAINWNRIQDDKDLEVWNRLVNNFWLPEKVPLSNDVQSWNTLTPDEQLLTMRVFTGLTLLDTIQGTVGAVSLIPDAITPHEEAVYTNIAFMESVHAKSYSSIFSTLASTKEIDEAFRWSTENPNLQKKAQIIMDYYQGDDPLKRKVASTLLESFLFYSGFYLPIYWSSKAKLTNTADLIRLIIRDEAVHGYYIGYKFQKGLENETQERRDELKDYTFSLMYELYDNEVQYTQDLYDGVGLTEDVKKFLHYNANKALMNLGYEAMFPSSVTNVNPAILSALSPNADENHDFFSGSGSSYVIGKAEATEDDDWDF
- a CDS encoding SDR family NAD(P)-dependent oxidoreductase, which gives rise to MPVVNMAAYSATKGAIASFTHSIALEYAKQGLRAINIVPGGIESGITSTTAQTLPADTDWSLFGNSQAQLNDGRQGTPEDVAGVIAMLISSDGAFITGTEIRVDGGAHM
- the nrdE gene encoding class 1b ribonucleoside-diphosphate reductase subunit alpha, which translates into the protein MTETVAFKANPAYEGLDYHALNAMLNLYDADGKIQFDADKRAAREYFLQHVNQNTVFFHSLKERLDYLVEKEYYEGAVIEKYSMEFIQKLNDLAYGKKFRFETFLGAFKYYTSYTLKTFDGKRYLERFEDRVVMTALGLADGDEKLAVALVEEIISGRFQPATPTFLNAGKAQRGELVSCFLLRIEDNMESIARGINSALQLSKRGGGVALLLSNIRESGAPIKQIENQSSGIIPVMKLLEDSFSYANQLGARQGAGAVYLNAHHPDIMRFLDTKRENADEKIRIKTLSLGVVVPDITFELAKNDEDMYLFSPYDVEKVYGVPFGDISVTEKYREMVDDPRIKKTKINAREFFQTVAEIQFESGYPYVMFEDTVNKANPIKGRINMSNLCSEILQVNTPTTYNDDLSYDNIGKDISCNLGSMNIALSMDADDLGQTVETAIRALTAVSDQSHIGSVRSIEDGNDRSHAIGLGQMNLHGYLAREHVYYGSEEGIDFTNIYFYTVLFHALRASNNLAIERGTTFDGFEDSTYASGAFFDKYIDQAWVPATEKVKELFAGKHIPTQDDWAELKASIQKHGIYNQNLQAVPPTGSISYINNSTSSIHPIASKIEIRKEGKLGRVYYPAAFMTNDNLEYYQDAYEIGYEKVIDTYAAATQHVDQGLSLTLFFKDTATTRDINKAQIYAWRKGIKTIYYIRLRQLALEGTDMAECVSCML
- a CDS encoding aldo/keto reductase, giving the protein MTAEARLRTPSSLTLGLSNLGRSTTVGSVEERGAIDFAELTLASGHTYVDTSSNYAGGRSEAVLGAAATRLGPTRSADIITKVDVDPVTGRFDRDRVWRSFDESRARLGIDTIPLLHLHDPDMLSMSEALGPGGAVQGLVELRDSGAVGAIGVAGGPIPMMSAYVSSGVFDAVLCHNRFTLVDQSATALFEDARRRGMVVFNAAPFGAGLLAAGPRQDARYAYLPASAELLTWTRALELLCREHDLSLPAVALAFSLQSSLIDSTVVGISSPRRLDELDELQRQTVPSELWAKIEQLGPAPTPIVDPPAR